One window of Dysgonomonas mossii genomic DNA carries:
- the folD gene encoding bifunctional methylenetetrahydrofolate dehydrogenase/methenyltetrahydrofolate cyclohydrolase FolD, with translation MQLIDGKAISAQMKKEIAEEVTKIKAAGGKTPHLAAVLVGHDGGSETYVASKVRTCEEVGFKSSLIRFEDNVSEEELLACVDKLNKDADVDGFIVQLPLPKHISEQKVIEAIDYRKDVDGFHPINVGRMSIGLPCFVSATPAGILELLKRYDIPTQGKHCVVLGRSNIVGKPVANLMMQKGYPGDATVTVCHSRTPNIKEVCQSADIIIAALGVPEFLKGDMVKDGVVVIDVGTTRVPSAETKSGFKLKGDVAFDEVAAKASFITPVPGGVGPMTIISLMRNTLLAGKNEIYK, from the coding sequence ATGCAATTAATCGATGGTAAAGCCATATCGGCTCAAATGAAAAAAGAAATAGCCGAAGAGGTCACAAAAATAAAAGCCGCAGGAGGTAAAACCCCTCATCTGGCAGCAGTATTGGTGGGGCACGACGGCGGAAGCGAAACTTATGTTGCCAGCAAAGTTCGTACATGCGAAGAGGTAGGCTTTAAGTCGTCTCTTATACGTTTCGAGGATAACGTAAGCGAAGAAGAACTTTTGGCTTGTGTAGATAAGCTGAACAAAGATGCGGACGTTGACGGGTTTATCGTTCAATTACCATTGCCAAAACATATATCGGAACAGAAAGTAATAGAAGCGATTGACTACCGCAAAGATGTAGACGGATTTCATCCGATCAATGTGGGGCGTATGTCTATTGGTTTGCCCTGCTTTGTGTCGGCAACACCGGCGGGGATACTCGAATTGCTGAAACGATACGATATTCCTACTCAGGGTAAACACTGCGTAGTGCTCGGTCGTAGCAATATTGTAGGAAAACCGGTTGCAAACCTGATGATGCAAAAAGGCTATCCGGGCGATGCCACAGTAACCGTATGCCATAGCCGCACACCAAATATAAAAGAAGTTTGCCAAAGTGCCGATATTATTATTGCTGCATTGGGCGTTCCCGAGTTTCTGAAAGGAGACATGGTGAAAGATGGCGTTGTAGTGATCGATGTAGGTACTACCCGTGTGCCTTCTGCTGAAACTAAATCAGGATTTAAGCTCAAAGGGGATGTTGCTTTCGATGAGGTAGCCGCCAAAGCATCGTTTATCACACCTGTACCGGGTGGGGTAGGGCCTATGACAATTATTTCCCTGATGAGAAATACATTGCTGGCAGGGAAAAACGAAATATACAAGTAA